In Thermodesulfobacteriota bacterium, the following are encoded in one genomic region:
- a CDS encoding carboxymuconolactone decarboxylase family protein yields the protein MESQMEVNEERLKYLEKINQELPDLMIHESAKWDEVYKDGALSTKVKRLMALGIALRARCVHCIVAQTMRALDVGATKEEILETISVNMAMSGTTGIAESLRVLKLLDELGKL from the coding sequence ATGGAAAGCCAAATGGAAGTGAATGAAGAAAGACTAAAATATCTTGAAAAAATAAATCAAGAACTACCGGACTTGATGATTCACGAATCTGCCAAATGGGATGAGGTGTATAAGGACGGGGCGCTCAGTACTAAGGTCAAACGGCTAATGGCGTTAGGAATAGCACTCAGGGCACGATGCGTTCATTGTATTGTCGCCCAAACCATGAGGGCCTTAGACGTTGGAGCCACTAAGGAAGAGATATTGGAAACGATTTCCGTTAATATGGCAATGAGCGGCACTACCGGAATAGCTGAATCTCTGAGGGTTTTGAAGTTACTGGATGAATTAGGAAAGCTCTAA
- a CDS encoding DUF362 domain-containing protein — MASKTVFTRKLHTPHQSESFTKYLPLNREQVREIRSAVKEIFDAFGGKDLIKSSGNVYIKPNGIDAKPYCYTRPELIRAVIEYWYDAGAGKVYLLENSTQANYTRIVFKSNGYKKVCTDTAAIPIYLDEEQTITYPFTGKKSMADGDADGYDLTTFEMPVTVVKKLIEKSDENLYINLPKLKTHSMTGVTLGIKNQWGFPAHQSRGLDHNYHLHGKLIDMLSYIKPDVTLIEGVEGSIYGHYPALNLADECIKPFGLLIGSKNVVAADLVGAKLFGLEKEDVPHLQMAIDRGFGGDIRTLQDIDMAGDITHLDSVDLIGDMPEAGSYPTDLFDSFPGDVTIIQGKELACKEGCVNNPLTLLQVLYNDYNGRGGWTLLMGKGFDKEEILKLEGKVLIAGHCAIEEVSSILIKKLTRKNVYLSGECNDLCSTAEAMFHLMKVNPIDLIPLSSIAALVALITAKLKGSHSRVPSPWSHILKGV; from the coding sequence ATGGCTTCAAAAACCGTTTTCACCCGGAAACTGCATACTCCTCACCAGAGCGAAAGCTTTACCAAATATTTGCCTCTCAATCGTGAACAGGTCAGGGAAATAAGAAGTGCGGTAAAAGAAATCTTTGATGCATTTGGCGGGAAAGACCTTATCAAGTCAAGCGGGAATGTGTATATCAAGCCCAATGGGATTGATGCCAAGCCATACTGTTATACACGACCGGAATTGATAAGGGCGGTGATCGAGTACTGGTATGACGCAGGGGCCGGGAAGGTATATCTCCTGGAAAATTCAACCCAGGCCAATTATACCCGCATTGTATTTAAAAGCAACGGATACAAAAAAGTCTGCACCGATACCGCTGCCATTCCCATTTATCTGGATGAGGAGCAGACCATCACCTATCCATTCACCGGTAAAAAATCAATGGCTGACGGCGATGCAGATGGATATGACCTGACCACTTTTGAAATGCCGGTAACGGTGGTTAAAAAATTAATCGAAAAAAGTGATGAAAACCTCTATATCAACCTACCCAAACTAAAAACCCATTCTATGACAGGGGTGACCCTGGGAATAAAAAACCAGTGGGGTTTTCCCGCCCACCAAAGCAGAGGGCTCGACCATAACTACCATCTGCATGGTAAATTGATTGACATGCTTTCTTATATCAAACCGGATGTGACGCTCATCGAAGGTGTTGAGGGGAGTATTTATGGCCATTATCCGGCTCTTAATCTGGCTGATGAATGTATCAAACCGTTTGGCTTACTTATCGGCAGTAAAAATGTGGTTGCCGCAGATCTGGTTGGAGCTAAACTATTCGGTCTTGAGAAGGAGGACGTTCCGCACTTGCAGATGGCCATCGATCGAGGGTTTGGTGGAGATATCCGCACCCTTCAGGATATCGATATGGCAGGCGACATCACCCACCTTGATTCGGTCGATTTGATTGGTGATATGCCCGAAGCAGGATCATACCCGACAGATCTATTTGATTCCTTTCCGGGTGATGTGACTATTATTCAGGGAAAGGAGCTGGCCTGCAAGGAGGGGTGTGTGAACAATCCATTAACATTATTACAGGTGCTGTACAACGATTATAATGGCAGGGGCGGCTGGACGCTTTTGATGGGTAAGGGATTCGATAAAGAGGAAATTCTTAAGCTGGAAGGGAAGGTACTCATTGCGGGACACTGTGCGATTGAAGAGGTGTCTTCGATTTTGATTAAAAAATTAACAAGAAAGAATGTCTATCTCAGTGGAGAGTGCAATGACCTTTGTTCCACAGCAGAGGCAATGTTTCACCTGATGAAGGTGAACCCGATAGATCTTATTCCCCTGAGTTCTATAGCGGCATTGGTTGCCTTAATAACGGCCAAATTAAAAGGATCTCACTCAAGGGTTCCCAGTCCTTGGTCGCATATACTGAAAGGGGTATAG
- a CDS encoding Xaa-Pro peptidase family protein: MITKQEYLERVKRLQNRVKGKDLGAFLVTAQDSIYYLTGVTYVPLERPFFMIVYPDDDSILLSPALDQEHLRTATDVETVRRYWDYPSPSGQGWPERLHDLLAGVNRLGVEPSLPQEIAMQLGPYNPVVYPLVETMRLVKSPDEVKMLRQAAHFAKKGMEAIIKASYKGVSEIEIFSLGRSVQMAIIKTTEFDPLNTSVLTAAWPARLGLQPHGVPLIGDRLHEGPHIALSFMRVNGYGAECERTYFVARPTNEMKKMFKTMQEARQRGFQLIKPGVSCAEIDRAANGFLRQEGLGDYLLHRTGHGFGLGNHEGPWVAEGSEDILTENMLISMEPGIYVPDLGAFRHSDTLLVTEDGYENLTPYPDDLDSLTIRKSKLFNRLRGSLVRRAVGVT, translated from the coding sequence ATGATAACCAAACAGGAGTATCTCGAAAGAGTCAAAAGATTACAAAACCGGGTAAAGGGGAAAGACCTGGGCGCCTTTTTGGTGACCGCTCAAGACAGCATATACTATCTTACAGGGGTGACCTACGTTCCTTTGGAGCGCCCATTTTTTATGATCGTGTATCCTGATGATGACTCAATATTGCTGTCCCCGGCCTTGGATCAGGAACATTTGAGAACAGCAACAGATGTAGAAACTGTCCGCCGGTATTGGGATTACCCTTCCCCTTCAGGCCAAGGATGGCCGGAAAGGCTGCATGATCTTCTCGCCGGAGTCAACCGACTTGGGGTGGAGCCCAGCCTTCCCCAGGAAATTGCCATGCAGCTTGGTCCTTACAACCCGGTGGTGTACCCCTTGGTTGAAACCATGCGATTGGTGAAATCTCCGGATGAAGTGAAGATGCTCCGCCAGGCTGCTCATTTTGCCAAAAAAGGAATGGAAGCCATCATCAAGGCATCATATAAAGGTGTTTCTGAAATCGAGATTTTTTCTCTGGGGCGATCGGTCCAGATGGCGATCATTAAAACCACCGAATTTGATCCGTTGAATACCAGCGTGCTCACTGCCGCCTGGCCGGCCAGGTTGGGACTGCAGCCCCACGGGGTTCCGCTGATTGGCGATCGCCTGCATGAAGGCCCTCATATTGCCTTAAGTTTTATGCGCGTGAATGGATACGGGGCTGAATGTGAAAGAACTTATTTTGTGGCTCGGCCCACCAATGAAATGAAGAAAATGTTTAAAACCATGCAGGAAGCCAGGCAGCGTGGTTTCCAGCTGATAAAACCCGGTGTATCTTGTGCCGAAATTGATCGGGCGGCCAATGGGTTTCTGCGTCAGGAAGGTCTGGGTGATTATTTGCTGCACCGCACCGGCCATGGATTTGGACTGGGAAATCATGAAGGGCCATGGGTGGCAGAAGGCAGCGAGGATATTTTAACGGAAAATATGCTCATCAGCATGGAACCCGGCATTTATGTACCGGATTTGGGCGCTTTTCGCCATTCAGATACTTTGCTGGTTACTGAAGACGGATATGAAAATTTAACTCCTTATCCTGATGATTTAGATTCATTGACAATACGAAAATCAAAGCTCTTTAACCGGCTTCGTGGATCTCTGGTTCGGCGAGCAGTGGGTGTCACCTAG
- a CDS encoding NAD(P)-dependent oxidoreductase: MKKNAEQLEGLADQKQETGDIEMKNKKIGWIGTGIMGKPMAMHLLNAGYTVNVNNRTKTKAQELIDQGATWYDTPAELTKNSDMVVTIIGYPKDVEQVYFGAGGIFQGMKPNTILIDMTTTKPSLAVNIYEQATRAGADFIDAPVSGGEIGAINGTLSIMIGGDKKTVDMIMPVFETFGKNMVYQGAAGSGQHTKMCNQITIAGTMIGICESLIYGYKAGLDLTTMLGSISKGAAGCWGLDVLAPKIVASDYAPGFMVDHFVKDLGIALEEAEAMDLSLPGLALVRQLYLSLKAQGKGTYGTQALYLVLERLSSIDK, encoded by the coding sequence ATAAAGAAAAATGCGGAACAGCTTGAAGGATTAGCAGATCAGAAGCAGGAAACAGGAGATATTGAAATGAAGAATAAAAAAATTGGTTGGATTGGCACCGGGATTATGGGCAAACCCATGGCCATGCATTTGTTAAATGCCGGGTATACGGTCAATGTGAACAACCGCACCAAAACCAAGGCACAAGAGTTAATCGACCAGGGCGCTACGTGGTATGATACCCCTGCGGAATTGACGAAAAATTCCGATATGGTGGTGACCATAATAGGATACCCTAAAGATGTGGAACAGGTTTATTTCGGAGCGGGTGGTATTTTCCAGGGAATGAAACCAAATACCATCTTGATTGATATGACCACCACCAAACCCAGTTTGGCAGTAAACATATATGAACAGGCAACAAGGGCAGGGGCTGATTTTATTGATGCGCCTGTGTCCGGAGGCGAAATCGGAGCCATAAACGGGACCTTGTCAATTATGATCGGCGGAGACAAAAAAACAGTCGATATGATCATGCCTGTTTTTGAGACGTTTGGTAAAAACATGGTTTATCAAGGTGCAGCAGGTTCGGGACAGCATACCAAAATGTGTAATCAGATTACCATTGCCGGGACGATGATCGGGATTTGTGAAAGCTTGATTTATGGATATAAAGCAGGGTTGGACTTAACCACCATGTTAGGTTCTATAAGTAAGGGTGCTGCCGGATGCTGGGGCCTGGATGTTTTAGCGCCTAAAATTGTAGCGAGCGATTACGCTCCCGGTTTTATGGTGGATCATTTTGTTAAAGACTTAGGTATTGCGCTTGAAGAAGCGGAAGCGATGGATTTATCGCTTCCCGGACTGGCTCTGGTCAGACAACTTTACCTTTCGCTAAAGGCTCAAGGCAAAGGCACATATGGTACCCAGGCGCTGTATCTGGTTTTGGAAAGACTTTCATCTATAGATAAATAG
- a CDS encoding ZIP family metal transporter has product MIDFLQQYSPVTQALMATLFTWGVTAAGAALVFFVKTIRPKIMDSMLGFAAGVMIAASFWSLLAPGIEMAQQMGQIPWLSAVIGFMGGGIFMRLTDRLLPHLHLGLDIEHSEGIKTSWQRSTLLVLAITLHNIPEGLAVGVAFGAVSAHLSSATIGGALALAIGIGLQNFPEGAAVSLPLRREGMGRTKSFVMGQASGVVEPIAGVLGAAFVMYMQHILPYALCFAAGAMIFVVVEELIPESQRKEANIDMVTMATMTGFAVMMILDVALG; this is encoded by the coding sequence ATGATCGATTTTCTTCAGCAGTACAGCCCCGTCACCCAAGCGCTTATGGCCACGCTCTTTACCTGGGGCGTGACTGCGGCCGGAGCGGCGCTTGTTTTTTTCGTAAAAACGATAAGACCCAAAATCATGGATTCCATGCTCGGTTTCGCTGCCGGTGTTATGATTGCGGCAAGTTTCTGGTCATTGCTCGCACCGGGCATAGAAATGGCCCAACAGATGGGTCAAATTCCCTGGTTGTCCGCCGTTATCGGATTCATGGGCGGTGGGATATTCATGAGACTGACGGATCGATTGCTGCCACATCTTCATTTGGGTCTGGATATAGAGCACAGTGAGGGGATAAAGACCTCCTGGCAGCGAAGCACGCTGCTGGTTCTGGCGATCACACTACATAATATCCCCGAGGGTCTTGCAGTCGGCGTTGCTTTTGGAGCTGTATCCGCCCATCTTTCTTCTGCCACCATAGGCGGCGCTCTTGCGCTGGCAATCGGAATCGGCCTGCAGAATTTTCCGGAAGGAGCTGCGGTATCGTTACCGTTAAGGAGAGAAGGAATGGGCCGGACGAAGAGCTTTGTGATGGGGCAGGCATCCGGTGTGGTTGAACCCATCGCCGGGGTGCTCGGTGCCGCATTTGTAATGTATATGCAGCATATTTTGCCCTATGCACTTTGCTTTGCCGCCGGGGCAATGATTTTTGTGGTAGTGGAAGAGTTGATCCCGGAATCTCAGCGGAAAGAGGCAAACATTGATATGGTAACCATGGCGACCATGACGGGTTTTGCGGTGATGATGATTCTGGATGTGGCGCTGGGCTGA
- a CDS encoding PaaI family thioesterase, translating into MREEISSQRKAFLANDYSRGFIEYCQFRAETIKRGYFQSRVRIKEHHRQQDGFIHAGVMATMADHTAGYSAFTLVEDNFQILTIEFKINFLRPAFGDALVCRSRVIREGRQIKIAESEVFDIRGEEETLAAKAMVTLMAVNQDKLVQKR; encoded by the coding sequence ATGCGTGAAGAGATTTCCAGTCAGCGAAAAGCCTTTCTGGCCAATGACTACAGTCGGGGATTCATCGAATACTGTCAGTTCAGGGCGGAAACCATAAAGAGAGGTTATTTTCAGTCCAGAGTCAGGATTAAAGAGCATCACCGGCAGCAGGACGGTTTTATTCATGCAGGTGTGATGGCCACAATGGCCGATCACACGGCCGGGTACTCTGCATTTACCCTGGTGGAAGATAATTTTCAAATCCTGACGATTGAGTTTAAAATAAACTTTCTAAGACCGGCCTTTGGAGACGCCCTGGTCTGTCGTTCCAGGGTAATAAGAGAGGGGCGCCAGATCAAAATAGCGGAATCAGAGGTATTTGATATCAGGGGTGAAGAGGAGACGCTGGCCGCCAAAGCGATGGTCACCCTCATGGCGGTGAACCAAGATAAGCTTGTCCAAAAGAGATGA
- a CDS encoding fumarylacetoacetate hydrolase family protein: MRLATIGYEGEEHLAICQQSGFFRIKDVNKVFQSQWPDSMEVLIKTEQLLKLNDWYGQEGRRETAKMQHLFIDDKECSYEPLYRHPSKIWGIGLNYSAHAKDLSEKPPTSAPASFMKPDTTIIGYGNEINIPRLSKRTTAEAELGIIIGKHCKDVPRNQWHEVIAGFTTILDMTAEDILVQNPRFLTMSKSFDTFFSLGPQLLTPDEVDDVSGLKVSTVINQTVHAENTVDHMTFTPDVLVSYHSRVMTLLPGDIISTGTPGAVHIRHGDIVQCRISGFETLENPVIDLKQ, translated from the coding sequence ATGCGTTTAGCCACCATCGGGTATGAGGGGGAAGAGCATCTCGCCATTTGCCAACAATCTGGATTCTTTCGCATCAAAGATGTGAATAAAGTGTTTCAAAGTCAATGGCCGGATTCCATGGAAGTACTGATTAAAACAGAGCAACTCCTTAAATTAAACGACTGGTATGGGCAGGAGGGCAGGCGCGAAACAGCTAAAATGCAACATCTTTTTATAGACGACAAAGAATGCTCCTATGAGCCTCTTTACCGGCACCCTTCCAAAATATGGGGCATCGGGCTGAACTACAGCGCGCATGCAAAAGACCTTTCCGAAAAGCCCCCCACCTCTGCTCCGGCCAGCTTCATGAAACCCGATACCACCATTATCGGATACGGAAATGAGATAAACATACCACGGCTTTCTAAAAGAACAACGGCCGAAGCCGAACTGGGCATCATTATCGGCAAACACTGCAAAGATGTTCCCCGGAACCAATGGCATGAGGTAATCGCCGGATTCACCACCATCCTGGACATGACGGCAGAGGATATTCTGGTACAGAATCCAAGATTTTTAACCATGAGTAAAAGTTTTGACACCTTTTTCTCGTTGGGCCCGCAGCTGTTGACACCGGATGAGGTCGACGATGTTTCCGGTCTGAAAGTATCCACGGTGATTAACCAAACGGTGCATGCTGAAAATACGGTGGACCACATGACGTTTACGCCCGACGTGCTCGTGTCCTATCATTCCAGGGTGATGACGCTTTTGCCGGGGGATATCATATCCACAGGCACGCCGGGAGCCGTTCATATCCGCCATGGGGATATCGTCCAATGCCGGATTTCAGGCTTTGAAACTCTGGAAAATCCGGTGATCGATTTAAAACAATAA
- a CDS encoding MOSC domain-containing protein has product MAVVEAICISHKKGTAKRPVEKAVFQADFGINGDAHAGKWHRQVSLLAGESIDTVKLQLPTLNDGAFAENIATRGLDLSSVAVGDVLQIGSGVILQITQIGKKCHNDGCAIKKATGDCIMPKEGLFARVIQGGEVRTGDRIGIKKQASGSDIR; this is encoded by the coding sequence ATGGCCGTGGTCGAGGCGATCTGTATCAGCCACAAAAAGGGAACAGCCAAGAGACCGGTTGAAAAAGCTGTCTTTCAAGCGGATTTCGGCATCAACGGTGATGCCCACGCCGGGAAATGGCACCGGCAGGTATCTCTATTGGCCGGCGAAAGCATCGATACTGTTAAACTTCAGCTGCCCACCTTAAACGACGGTGCTTTTGCGGAAAACATAGCTACCCGGGGGCTGGACCTGTCTTCCGTCGCGGTTGGCGATGTTCTGCAGATCGGCTCCGGGGTCATTCTCCAGATCACCCAAATCGGCAAAAAATGCCATAATGATGGCTGTGCCATCAAAAAGGCCACCGGTGACTGCATCATGCCCAAAGAGGGGTTGTTTGCCAGGGTAATTCAGGGAGGAGAAGTCCGGACCGGTGACCGGATCGGTATCAAAAAACAGGCGTCAGGATCGGATATCCGTTAA
- a CDS encoding DsrE family protein, with translation MNVLFIISTDDAETAYNAMRLANVAVEKGDDTSVFMLGRGVLFEQGSTEQFNVMEQINQFEGDFYVUGVCMKSHGLEGSSTCPIGWMDDLYELSMEADKVFTF, from the coding sequence ATGAATGTGCTATTCATTATTTCTACAGACGATGCAGAAACAGCTTATAATGCGATGAGATTGGCCAATGTAGCCGTCGAAAAAGGAGATGACACAAGTGTGTTTATGCTTGGGAGGGGAGTTCTTTTTGAACAGGGCAGCACTGAACAGTTCAATGTAATGGAGCAGATAAACCAATTTGAAGGTGATTTTTACGTCTGAGGGGTGTGCATGAAATCCCACGGTCTGGAGGGATCAAGCACTTGCCCCATTGGCTGGATGGATGATCTCTATGAACTGTCTATGGAAGCGGATAAGGTTTTCACATTTTGA
- a CDS encoding ChaN family lipoprotein, with the protein MTKLRDQLIRIQKKNYRRNVNLVRESSGYNPGIKIYEKEYLRHLKSYEEVSHKTELIQKVMAADLVYHGDYHTLKQSQHSVLRILREIKDKRDIILCLEMFHGRDQKYIDRFMAGELSEKMFLERIDYARKWPFHWDNWRPIISFCQDNQIPILGINTEMDDAKGIKRLRKRDQYSARIIAKALIKNPGKLIYVVDGDYHISPDHLPQNVENLLKLLDESAKTIFIFQNADNLYWKLCSKNLEESDVLKINDNKYCVMNTMPANKIQSYLNWLEYSKDAYFPVHQDWEDDAFEDRGQMVHEMVSTLAKILKLDFPEDALEKLTIYYPNNLDFMEFVHGTPQFKGQLRLIRSKIKKEEGFLLEYEVSGEAAYVIYLANSNINMAAEEAAHFLNIVLRGPLKKPVSALDRFYRSAITECLGFFGSKFINEKRKSHSENSIRMLLGQAKRGELKHTDQDILQVARYILQHFYLQRKTSSSAEFINKFFLQYNSQSAVNRMLSTQLGYILGNKLYYALKRGKFSLKRIQGYFCNPFDQPLEAFNSYLEISNRVKKVKHVSRL; encoded by the coding sequence ATGACAAAGCTAAGAGACCAGCTGATCCGAATTCAAAAAAAGAATTATCGCCGAAACGTCAATTTGGTTCGTGAAAGTTCAGGGTATAACCCTGGAATTAAAATTTATGAAAAAGAGTATCTCCGCCATTTAAAATCGTATGAGGAGGTTTCCCATAAAACAGAACTGATTCAAAAGGTGATGGCGGCGGATTTGGTCTATCATGGCGACTATCACACGCTAAAACAATCTCAACATTCCGTACTTCGTATACTCAGAGAAATTAAGGACAAAAGGGATATTATTCTATGCCTGGAAATGTTTCACGGACGGGACCAAAAATATATCGATCGGTTTATGGCCGGTGAATTATCGGAAAAGATGTTTCTGGAAAGAATCGATTATGCCAGAAAATGGCCCTTTCACTGGGATAACTGGCGTCCCATTATTTCCTTTTGCCAGGACAATCAAATCCCCATTTTGGGTATTAATACCGAAATGGATGATGCCAAGGGGATTAAAAGATTAAGGAAACGCGATCAATATTCAGCCCGGATTATCGCCAAAGCCTTGATTAAGAATCCCGGCAAATTGATTTACGTGGTGGATGGTGATTATCATATTTCCCCCGATCATCTTCCCCAAAATGTGGAAAACTTGCTAAAACTGCTGGACGAGTCTGCAAAAACCATTTTTATTTTCCAGAACGCGGACAACCTTTACTGGAAGCTATGCAGCAAAAACCTGGAAGAATCGGATGTTCTCAAAATCAATGACAACAAATACTGTGTGATGAATACCATGCCGGCCAATAAGATCCAGTCCTATTTAAACTGGCTTGAGTATTCCAAAGACGCCTATTTCCCAGTGCACCAGGATTGGGAGGATGATGCTTTTGAGGACAGAGGCCAAATGGTGCATGAAATGGTGTCCACCCTCGCTAAAATCCTTAAACTGGATTTCCCTGAGGATGCCCTGGAGAAATTGACCATTTATTATCCGAACAATCTGGATTTTATGGAGTTTGTTCATGGCACTCCCCAGTTCAAGGGCCAGCTTAGACTCATCCGAAGTAAGATAAAAAAAGAAGAGGGATTTTTACTGGAATATGAGGTTTCAGGTGAAGCTGCGTATGTTATCTACCTGGCAAACTCTAACATTAACATGGCTGCCGAGGAAGCCGCTCATTTTTTAAATATCGTGCTCAGGGGACCTTTGAAAAAACCGGTCAGCGCTCTTGATCGCTTTTACCGGAGTGCAATCACCGAATGTCTGGGATTTTTCGGCAGCAAGTTTATCAATGAAAAAAGAAAGTCGCATTCAGAGAATTCCATCAGAATGTTGTTAGGTCAGGCAAAGCGTGGTGAACTTAAACATACCGACCAGGATATCCTGCAGGTGGCCCGGTACATTTTACAGCATTTTTATCTTCAGAGAAAAACGTCTTCTTCTGCGGAATTCATCAATAAATTTTTTCTCCAGTATAACAGTCAGTCTGCGGTTAATCGAATGCTCAGCACCCAGCTGGGTTATATCCTGGGTAACAAGCTCTACTATGCGCTGAAAAGGGGAAAATTTTCCTTGAAAAGAATCCAGGGATATTTTTGCAACCCCTTTGATCAGCCGCTGGAAGCCTTTAACAGCTATCTTGAAATAAGCAATCGGGTTAAAAAGGTAAAACATGTGAGTCGATTATAA
- a CDS encoding aspartate kinase, translating to MTCIVQKYGGSSVADVDKLRKIAGLIAEVKRQQIDVAVVVSAMGKTTDNLLSMARNLSPRPPRREMDMLLSTGERITMSLLCMALHELGIDAVSLTGSQAGIITNDRHNDAQVIEVRPFRVQDEMAKGKLVIIGGFQGVSYKRDITTLGRGGSDTTAVALAAALDAERCEIYSDVDGVYSADPSVVADARHLPEVSYPEMQEMSTAGAKVLNARAVQFAKEKNIAIYARSSFQPGKETIIRRLSPGAIIGVQAVVSEKRVERIRLSGSHVLHRFSRVLSYLESEQVPVKEVNVTRIADDGDQSKASFVVSAGHIYGWEQIKDVMKGKAGFDMIIDGDLATVSLIGEGLNRNNRTLLETIDLLKSHDISVSGVTTTSFRISLLVPRNQIDESVQLCHARWVLNGLG from the coding sequence ATGACCTGTATCGTACAGAAATACGGCGGCAGCAGTGTTGCCGATGTGGATAAACTGCGTAAAATCGCCGGTCTGATCGCCGAAGTGAAACGTCAACAAATCGATGTCGCCGTGGTGGTTTCGGCCATGGGGAAAACCACCGACAATCTTTTGTCCATGGCTCGCAACCTTTCCCCTAGGCCCCCAAGACGTGAAATGGATATGCTCCTTTCCACCGGAGAGCGAATAACCATGTCACTGCTATGTATGGCTCTGCATGAGCTAGGTATTGATGCAGTTTCACTGACAGGTTCCCAGGCTGGAATTATCACCAACGATCGGCACAACGACGCACAGGTGATCGAAGTCCGCCCTTTCCGTGTACAAGATGAAATGGCCAAAGGAAAACTGGTGATCATCGGCGGATTCCAGGGGGTGAGCTATAAGCGGGATATTACCACCCTGGGTCGCGGTGGGTCGGATACCACCGCGGTCGCTCTGGCGGCAGCGTTGGATGCCGAGCGCTGCGAAATTTACTCGGATGTGGATGGTGTGTATTCGGCCGATCCGTCAGTGGTGGCCGACGCCCGCCATTTGCCGGAGGTTTCTTACCCGGAGATGCAGGAGATGAGCACAGCCGGTGCCAAGGTCCTCAACGCCCGTGCTGTACAATTCGCTAAGGAAAAAAATATTGCCATCTATGCGCGCAGTTCCTTCCAACCCGGCAAAGAGACCATCATCCGCAGGCTTTCACCCGGTGCGATCATCGGGGTACAGGCGGTGGTCAGCGAAAAGCGCGTTGAGCGCATTCGGCTAAGCGGAAGTCATGTTCTGCATCGTTTTAGCCGGGTGTTGTCCTATCTGGAATCCGAGCAGGTGCCGGTAAAAGAGGTGAATGTCACCCGGATCGCCGATGACGGGGATCAATCAAAAGCTTCCTTTGTTGTGTCTGCCGGTCATATTTACGGATGGGAACAAATTAAGGACGTTATGAAAGGAAAAGCCGGTTTCGATATGATCATCGATGGCGATCTGGCAACGGTGTCCCTGATTGGCGAAGGGCTGAATCGCAACAACCGGACATTGCTGGAAACCATCGACCTTTTGAAGAGTCATGATATCTCCGTGTCCGGGGTGACCACCACTTCATTCAGGATTTCGCTGCTGGTACCCCGAAACCAAATAGATGAAAGTGTTCAACTTTGCCATGCCCGCTGGGTGTTAAACGGCCTTGGGTAG